One Deltaproteobacteria bacterium genomic region harbors:
- a CDS encoding DNA adenine methylase, with protein MKNNVITKQGTTVSPIVISESNCRPFVKWAGGKNQLLPALLERVPKNFSIYFEPFLGGGALFFALCPEEACLSDINEDLINAYQVVRSRVTSLIKDLRKHVYERDYYYETREVDRDPNFKKWGKTRKASRLIYLNKTCYNGLYRVNSKGQFNTPFGRYNNPKILDESNLRACSRALKGAQILLCSFEQIQKEISARDFVYLDPPYAPLSNTAYFTSYTKDGFDSQMQIKLRDFCRRLDKKGAQFMVSNSATDFILRLYREFKIEYVEATRAINSKGHKRGKMYEIIVTNY; from the coding sequence ATGAAGAACAACGTTATCACAAAGCAGGGGACAACAGTTTCACCTATCGTTATTTCGGAAAGCAACTGCCGACCCTTTGTAAAATGGGCAGGTGGAAAGAATCAGTTGCTTCCTGCTCTGCTAGAACGGGTTCCAAAAAACTTTTCCATCTACTTTGAACCCTTTCTGGGTGGGGGGGCTTTATTTTTTGCGTTATGTCCCGAGGAAGCCTGCCTCTCTGATATTAATGAGGATCTTATTAACGCGTATCAAGTGGTTAGGTCCAGGGTAACGTCCTTAATCAAGGATTTACGAAAACATGTTTACGAAAGGGATTACTACTACGAAACTCGGGAAGTTGATAGAGATCCGAATTTCAAAAAGTGGGGAAAAACACGAAAAGCTAGCCGCCTGATCTACCTAAATAAAACCTGCTATAATGGTTTATATCGGGTGAATTCGAAGGGTCAGTTCAACACACCGTTCGGGCGTTACAACAACCCGAAGATACTCGATGAGTCGAATTTGAGAGCTTGCTCGCGTGCTCTAAAGGGAGCGCAGATTTTATTATGCTCTTTTGAGCAGATTCAAAAGGAAATTTCAGCAAGGGATTTTGTCTATTTAGACCCGCCCTATGCTCCGTTAAGCAACACTGCCTATTTTACAAGTTATACCAAGGACGGTTTTGATTCGCAGATGCAGATAAAACTAAGGGATTTCTGTAGACGGCTTGATAAAAAGGGAGCACAGTTCATGGTCTCGAATTCCGCAACTGATTTTATTTTGCGGCTTTACCGAGAATTTAAGATCGAATACGTGGAAGCAACT
- a CDS encoding HEPN domain-containing protein codes for MGQLSKRDDQRRAFTQQAERYRDAADEDYITARSAYKNNLPCAFLTSAHQCVEKYLKSILLFNSCSTNKFSHDLAALVEELDKKVGFVLQDVPAAYIKFVREYLNVYGFNRYLDSPLAFGIWGGNTPELLALDWIVWYLRRYTKNLFYGDMCGKKLNEVEQIQIEQENYDQQITYLRSPKLKNRPHSYKINRGFLEKVLSEKCYRPARNMLVWKNPCFGGQSRKKLRNYPINSKFISGRERLIGFDLVKDQVKGHWNQKRAKGQ; via the coding sequence ATGGGGCAACTATCAAAGAGAGATGATCAGAGACGAGCATTTACTCAACAAGCGGAGAGGTATCGTGATGCTGCTGATGAGGACTATATAACGGCCAGAAGTGCATATAAAAACAATCTACCATGTGCATTTTTAACTTCCGCTCATCAGTGCGTTGAGAAGTATCTCAAGTCAATACTTCTGTTCAATTCATGTTCCACTAACAAGTTTTCACACGACTTGGCTGCGTTAGTTGAGGAACTAGACAAAAAAGTTGGTTTTGTTCTTCAGGATGTTCCTGCGGCTTATATCAAATTTGTTCGTGAGTATTTGAATGTTTATGGCTTCAATCGCTATTTAGATAGTCCACTAGCATTTGGTATTTGGGGTGGAAACACCCCCGAATTGTTGGCGCTTGATTGGATCGTCTGGTATCTGCGGCGCTATACCAAAAATCTCTTTTATGGGGACATGTGTGGGAAAAAACTTAACGAAGTGGAGCAGATTCAAATTGAGCAAGAAAACTATGATCAACAAATTACATATCTAAGATCACCTAAACTCAAGAATCGTCCTCATTCATATAAAATCAATCGCGGCTTCTTGGAAAAGGTTCTCTCTGAAAAATGCTATAGACCTGCACGTAACATGCTGGTATGGAAAAACCCTTGTTTCGGGGGGCAGTCGCGCAAAAAGCTTAGGAATTATCCAATAAACTCTAAGTTCATATCAGGCAGGGAAAGATTAATAGGATTTGATCTGGTTAAAGATCAGGTTAAGGGACATTGGAATCAAAAAAGAGCAAAAGGGCAGTAA